ACGCGTCGTGCACCGTCATCCCGAGTAAAGCCGCGTGGCGCCTGCGTGGCTTCGACGGGTTGCCGTGCAGCCCCAGCATCCCCACCACCTTTCCATCCACGACCGCCACGAGGTTGTACGCCCCCTCCGGCGGCCGCTCCAGCCGACCCCGCCAATCCTCCAGGCTGGGAAACGGGAGCTGCATCGTCCCCCATACGGCGCCCGGATTCGTAAAGATCTCATGGATCTCCGCCGCGTCCCCCGGCTCCGCCCGCCTGATCCTGATCTCCGTCTCGCTCATTCGTCGCCCGTCGCGGGTGGTACGCTGGATCGTCCTCCAGTTTCGTGGCGGATTCACGCGACAGCAAGCCCAACGCGGAGTCGTGGCAAGATTCGCGTAACGCTTCGCTCAGGATGCCAAGATGGTGGAAGCGCCCCGGGTTCTCTCTGCCACCCTGGAACTTGGACGATGGC
This DNA window, taken from Longimicrobium sp., encodes the following:
- a CDS encoding GNAT family N-acetyltransferase — encoded protein: MSETEIRIRRAEPGDAAEIHEIFTNPGAVWGTMQLPFPSLEDWRGRLERPPEGAYNLVAVVDGKVVGMLGLHGNPSKPRRRHAALLGMTVHDAWAGRGVGTALVAAAVDLADNWLNVRRIELTVYVDNEPAIRLYRNFGFEVEGTAVGYGFRGGEYVDAHMMARLRP